The genomic region aaaggAAAAGGTTATGGCAGAAAAACAACAGTGTAAATTAAGATGTTAATAGATAACAGAAATGTCAGACCATTCAAAGTGGCACCTCAATGCAGCTGAGACATACAATATTccaagaaacaaaacacattatgtTCTTAAGAAGAGCACTATAATTATCagaactataaaataataaacacataactACAGCAGTTATAACAATGATTATTCACAAGTAAACTAACTGGTTAACTGAAATTAGAATATTCAATTACTGcaactatataaataatcaaaatattgatgatagatttgttgttaagcacagagttacaTAACTGATTATCTGTTATCTAgctgattttaaattttttacttcaagttttcaGGTTTGATGATTTGAATGTCTTGTGTTATGTTCCCATTGCCACTAAATTTGTCCACCCTTTCTTTATTACCAAACAAACTACTAAGACTATCTGTTGGTGTAATTAACTTTGAATTGCTGACTAAAGGGGAGGTACATGTCTTGTAGCATTTGCTGccaactttgttttttttctacttgcATATATTATGGTTTGAAGAACAAGACACTAATcaattaatttaatgtaatttacacaatatacacacacacaaacaacacaacttacaCAGCATCACATCATTAGATATTTATTCAATGATACTGTCTTTACTGCTGATAAAAAGACCAATATTCCAGCCAACACAATGAGGAAACTGCCACAATCTTTTGAAGCTCTCAAAGAGCAACAAACAAgttaataattcaataatttaatttctgtgaatctaaaaaattattaacataaattttcaaactataatttctttctttcctaGATTTGTTGAAAAAGGCAGCAGTATTTCACATAGATTGTtgttttggtattaagcacaaaggtctATCTGTTCTCTATCCACAATGgatgggtattgaaaccctgtttttagcagtataagtctacagacatactacTGAGCCACTGAGGACCATTTCAAGAGGAACTTAAACTTTGTATGTGTAAAGGACAAATCAGCTAACAATGACTTCAAGGAATTTAGAAACAGTATTAAATTTAACTGTAATGAGCATGTTCTATCAAGCAACACATTTTAGCCCTTAGCTTTGCAGAAAAGGAACTATTGATGGGTAGGAAAACAAAAGGGAGAGATAAGGATGTGATTGATAAACTTATGGTTATAGTTATAAATGATTATTTAACAATACATGGAGAGGATAATCTGCAGGGAAAATAGAGAGAAAAGAATTAGATTATTGAGGAAAGGGTTAAAAacataactgacagagcaagagATAGAATAAAACAGGCTAGCAATGATGGATTTTTTTGCTGTGGATGTACAGGCTGATGATGTAGGGAAAAGTAGGTCAGAAGAACTAATTTGGAAGTACAGGAGGTTggataaaggcatttaaagaaaaacatcataaatGTGTCAAGGGTGCTTTTAGTGGGCATTTGTTACAAACCACAAGATCATACTGATGAAACTGAGAAAATTAACATTGAAATTAAGATTCCAACTGTTATTGAAGCTATAATTATAGGTGATTTTAATTCCCAGCACACAGACTGGGAAATACTAGAGTCAAATTATGAAGAAGAAAAGTTTTTGAAACTGTTCAAGGTGGCTTTCTCCTCTTAAATACAATGGTATTTTAGATTTAGTGTTACTTCAAACACAGAAATGAGATAGAGTGGAAACTAGGTAACATCTAGGTACAAGAAAGAACTGCTgtattaggttcaatgttttgttgcatatgaaaatacagaataatgatattttggtcacaaatttcaaaatacacatttttaataaaagtgataAGATGGTCTACTAACTGCCAATAAAAATCAGATACTGGTAGCAACAAAGATCAAGTTGTTGTAGAAGCTTCTTAAACTTATCCAGTGTAATGTGCCCTCCGTACGAGAAACCAGTTTACCTATCATTGGCATGACTGCTATCCTTCTTTACCTTAAGAAACATAAATCTAGCATAATGTTTGCAAACAGTAAGCATCTACATTGTTTGTCTTCTAAAGCAAGCACATACACCTCTACatttgtcttaaaaaaaaaaaagttcttgaGCTTGTGACACTTCCAAAATTTTCACTTTCATCCAAGATAGCATCATCACAATCAAAAAGGAAAATATGTCTGTACTGTCAGTACTTTTGAATGCATATAAGCCTATGACAGCCTATTCTCCAAGTTCACCATACCTGTCCTTAATCTTCAACTCTCACCTAATTTTCTGATAACAGTGATCAAAATAGTCAATTATGAAATGTACCCCCTATCATAAACCAAATACATCTGTACCTTCAAACAAGACATCAAGCATTTTATCAAGGTCTTCATGTATAATAATGAACAAGCAAAGGATAAAAAACCAATCACCCTTTTCTAAAGAATGTTTGCCCTTAGTATTTTTGGAACACTcacaatattaaatgtaatgttcTAGATTAActgacagttaattttaatataagtatgATAGGCAAAAAAATAGGTGTGGTACTTCCTTTGTAACAGTGTAACATAAAGGTTGGCTACCCAAATAATAAAAAGGGCCTTTTTTTGAATTTGATAAAAATGCAAGATAATGACCTACAGCAACAATCCTTGTAACCCCTAATTTGAGAGTTAAAAAGATACATGTACCTACAGAGCCTAGGTGTTCACCCATTGATCTAATATTTTTTCACTTAGGTGTCTAAGTTCTGACTTTGTTTTAATGCAAGAAAGAAATTTTTTCTCTGCTTTTGTTGGAGTGTTGTCATTCACAGAGAAATGACTAAATTTTTTTTAGACTCTCTTGGTGCAAATAGCTTCTTTAACAAATCCTTCAACATACTAATCAAAGATAATTTTACTCTCACCATATGCACAGGTGAAGCACATTCCTGTTTCAGCAAACATCTGTGATGGAACTTGTACGCTCATAAGTTCTGGAATATTTGAATCAAATTCACTATGTATATGTAAGGCATCAATGATCAAAACATATCCAGACTTATCCCAATCAAAAGCCGTTCATATACTATCTGGCAAAAGAAGctctattaaaaatgaaaaaatgtgcACACTTTTTCTAAAAGCAAAACCATCATGCAATCCTGATGGAAATTAGGCAGAGGAATCACAGGAAATTCATATTTCTCAACAGTTTTGTTCATATCTATGCCTCCtttgattttgaaataactaGCAACCTTGCCATCAGTTGTCTTTCTTGCATTATACAAAAAAACTgacatttaatgtttgttttgaaacaacaCCTGCATCTTTCAAAAACctaaatttttcttcttttgcaGTTTCCAGAGAGGAGCCATTTCATCAGTTATCCTTTCCTTCTTAAATAACAGCCACCTGACTACAGTTTAGCTGTAATGTTCTAGATTACAATTTGTATGtgtcttaaaattaaaaagaactcTAAACAGTTGTAAACCATCTCTGTCAAAGAATAAATGCATGAATGAACACCATACATTTAATCCAttacaagttttacttttttttttatatgtactgTAATATTACCTTAAGTACTTCTAGTGAATTTATTGCACAGAATTAggataattaatttacaaaatacagtttaCTTGTGATCAAAAATGCTTATTgatatttacaacaaataataCTGAGAAGTAAACTATGAAAGTGCTTTTTCAGTCTACACATTTAAACACACCTTTTGGTTTTATTCAGTTATCATTGTGAATTTGTAAACAGATATTTACTTAACCATAAATGAATAACCATTTCAATCTTTACCTCACACATTATTCTGCAATAATGAGAAAATTCTCAGCAAATTAAtattaacagattaaaatgtaataaaaataatttttccttaTATACTAGTACCCACCCGTGTGAATTATctgcattaatatttatacagtatggaaacatatttacaaaatataataacaacaatgtcAGTGAAATACTTTTGGTGATGATAGGGATAGTTGACTTCTACTAAACTGTACCTACCAATCCAAATATATAAAATTGCCACTAAGTAGTATCTCTGGTTGTGATAACCAACACAACATCCAGTAAACATGCAGTGATGATCACGTTTCAGTATACATTCATTACAAATTGGGCAATGATAAGACCTTGGAGGCGAATTTAACTCGCACAAATGACAGTAACGCCATTCTTGTTTCAGAATTGCTGGTAAAGATTTCTGTTTGCCAGATGCATCAACCCGTTTTAGAAGATACATATTACCAAAGATATTAAATACTATGAAGCAACTAACGAGAATGTGAATGAGTACAACTGTGGAGAAGTAGGTGTGGTAATTTGGAAGAACAACGCAACCTTCCCATAATACAGCGAAGGGAATTCCAACtaccataaatataaaaagaCTTCGATCTCGACGATTTCGCGGAAGCAAGTCCTTGCTATGCATAGGCAGTATTGCATCATTACTAACcattttaaattgaataatttacAAAACCAACATAAAAATTACCGTAACATTAACACTGATATCTAAAATTTTATAAGATTTGACGATATTAGTGCCACTCTGTGGAGAAACTCGAAATATAGAGACTTAAACGTGAAATAAGCCTTTCCTCTAATATTACCTCCTAAAATCTAAAAGGAAATAAGGGTTTACAGGTGCATTCAAAAATGTtatctaaattaaattttatacagtttataagaTATTGTGAAACTTATATTCAAAGATTATGCTACTACGTTGTTACTGTTAATagtaagaaaataatgttttttgttgttttttttactgcttttcaaaattaaattgaaaCGCACGACCTTTCATGTCTATATTATCACGGTATTGTAGTTAGGGCGATCAACTCGCAATTTGTGGGCCGTGAGTCCATAGCCTGTCATTAAAAAATTGTCGCTCTTTTAGCCATGATGCATTATTATATGATACTCAGTTCTATTTCTTGTTAGTAAAAGACGAACTAAGAGTTGGAattgggtagtgttgactagccaTCTTGCCTCAACTCTATCGCTTCTAACTTACGGACAGCTGAGATAGTTCTCGAATGATTTTGTGTGAAACGTAACAAACAAAAGATGTCCCCTTAAAATTATTTTGCGTCTATGGTTTTCTAGTTTCATATTTCGTATTAAATTTATACTACGTAATTTTATTACTAGGAGCGGGAACTCCCCAGtcacacagcagtatgtctgcagacgtaaaacactagaaaacagatttcgatacccgtggtgggcacagcacagatagtccattgtctAACTTTGATCTTTATTGCAAACAAACAATGCTAAAGAAGGGCAAGcgctaaattttgtgaaattctCGCGTTCCACACACCCACTGGCCAATgaacttctaaaaaaaaatatttataattattaatctttattgcacaaatattaaaattaattagttcAATTCATTGCACattatcaaagaaaaatattgcAGTTAAGCAATAATTTAACACGCAAACACATTACATAAATATTCACATGCAttgtacagttttaaaataaaaatccaaaattgaaaatttgataAGGTAAGTGAAGTATTAGTCAACacaaattataagtaaataaatgtctcctagtagcacagcggtatgtctgtggactcacaccaccAAAAAtgggatttcgatacccgtgatgggcagagcacagatagccgattgtgtagccttgtgcttaattctaaacaaagaaacaaaatgatagagctatgaaaaaatatataataataaataaataattatacagtttcctatataatctTAAGAGAAGTTTAGATTTTGGAAATTAggcacaaaattacaaaatggaCTCTTTCTGCTATACACATCACAGTTACAGAAAGcgggtttctagcgttataagtccgcagacatgccgttgaGCTACTGGTGGgctaagaaaatttaaaactgaagaataaaaacataataaaaagctAAAACGTTCATTTATCCCATTAGGATAAATATTTCCCagatgaaataaaaagttttgttttattgtagtttgtgGATATGTTTGTTCGCAAGGACTTTCTTCAAAGCAAGTATTTTAAAATCATCAAGCGAATAATTAAAGTGTCAAGCTACTGATTTATGTGGTTACAAACTGATATATGTCTGAGATATTCTCAAATACGTTCTTCTTATAATCTACTGTTATTTTTTTCGTTGTAAAAGCTTTCACAACACGTGCATAGAACGGAATATATTGCACATTTTGATGTGCAGTTAGGCCGTAAATGTAAAAATTTGATTTAGGACCTTGCG from Tachypleus tridentatus isolate NWPU-2018 chromosome 1, ASM421037v1, whole genome shotgun sequence harbors:
- the LOC143245452 gene encoding putative palmitoyltransferase ZDHHC24 — protein: MVSNDAILPMHSKDLLPRNRRDRSLFIFMVVGIPFAVLWEGCVVLPNYHTYFSTVVLIHILVSCFIVFNIFGNMYLLKRVDASGKQKSLPAILKQEWRYCHLCELNSPPRSYHCPICNECILKRDHHCMFTGCCVGYHNQRYYLVAILYIWIGAIYGVSYQWDYCLQQLGGLRFGSVLVLIAPHFAWVFGAVSSFGFLVAVLHTLGMVVFLITSYLLLIQLLVIFYGQTQYERKHNIESYNLGFKCNLLDVLGTRWYLVWLFPWIPSAQSGDGLHFSHVNDLENVKNI